A stretch of Arachis hypogaea cultivar Tifrunner chromosome 15, arahy.Tifrunner.gnm2.J5K5, whole genome shotgun sequence DNA encodes these proteins:
- the LOC112750388 gene encoding uncharacterized protein isoform X1, with amino-acid sequence MTRREHREHQELKEIEILSPSFFPQLVTLVSHCHRRPKLLDAVASSSFLFCKTQKAQHIVFIFVGFSVRRRHLLSIVILMLDGFLKIPIAIHPQLHQLVCTEDRFFHRKQNGVKSYCSLVLRQYLILLKQLEEEFQSVFHRMWIIVQNPPPLPNESNAKPHIDLLLKTSEDDLKIWPHSFEFRLRVSLAAEGYLSASFMFHVAYLCSKFFFNLVLINLSLSIILPYLRIPLF; translated from the exons ATGACGAGGAGGGAACACcgtgaacatcaagaacttaagGAAATTGAAATCctctccccttctttctttccccAATTAGTAACCCTAGTCTCTCATTGCCACCGCCGTCCCAAGCTCCTCGACGCGGTCGCTTCTTCCTCTTTTCTGTTTTGCAAAACCCAGAAAGCACAGCACATCGTTTTCATCTTCGTTGGCTTCTCTGTTCGTCGAAG GCATCTCTTGAGTATTGTGATTCTAATGCTGGATGGGTTTTTAAAAATTCCAATAGCGATTCATCCTCAACTACATCA GCTAGTTTGCACGGAGGACAGGTTCTTTCATAGAAAACAGAACGGGGTGAAGAGTTATTGTTCACTAGTTCtaag GCAATATTTAATCCTCCTAAAGCAGTTAGAGGAGGAATTCCAATCTGTTTTCCAcag GATGTGGATCATTGTTCAAAATCCTCCACCTCTTCCTAATGAATCCAATGCAAAACCTCATATTGACTTGCTACTCAAAACATCCGAAGATGATCTCAAAATATGGCCACATAG CTTTGAGTTTAGGCTAAGGGTGTCACTGGCAGCAGAAGGGTATCTAAGTGCTTCATTTATGTTCCATGTGGCCTATTTATGTTCcaagttcttctttaatttagttttaattaatCTATCCTTATCAATAATCTTACCATATCTCCGTATCCCTTTGTTTTAG
- the LOC112750388 gene encoding uncharacterized protein isoform X2 translates to MTRREHREHQELKEIEILSPSFFPQLVTLVSHCHRRPKLLDAVASSSFLFCKTQKAQHIVFIFVGFSVRRRHLLSIVILMLDGFLKIPIAIHPQLHQLVCTEDRFFHRKQNGVKSYCSLVLRQYLILLKQLEEEFQSVFHRMWIIVQNPPPLPNESNAKPHIDLLLKTSEDDLKIWPHSFEFRLRVSLAAEGYLSASFMFHLIPKRRLLNSRALTTRMSYVEAKNILRSSL, encoded by the exons ATGACGAGGAGGGAACACcgtgaacatcaagaacttaagGAAATTGAAATCctctccccttctttctttccccAATTAGTAACCCTAGTCTCTCATTGCCACCGCCGTCCCAAGCTCCTCGACGCGGTCGCTTCTTCCTCTTTTCTGTTTTGCAAAACCCAGAAAGCACAGCACATCGTTTTCATCTTCGTTGGCTTCTCTGTTCGTCGAAG GCATCTCTTGAGTATTGTGATTCTAATGCTGGATGGGTTTTTAAAAATTCCAATAGCGATTCATCCTCAACTACATCA GCTAGTTTGCACGGAGGACAGGTTCTTTCATAGAAAACAGAACGGGGTGAAGAGTTATTGTTCACTAGTTCtaag GCAATATTTAATCCTCCTAAAGCAGTTAGAGGAGGAATTCCAATCTGTTTTCCAcag GATGTGGATCATTGTTCAAAATCCTCCACCTCTTCCTAATGAATCCAATGCAAAACCTCATATTGACTTGCTACTCAAAACATCCGAAGATGATCTCAAAATATGGCCACATAG CTTTGAGTTTAGGCTAAGGGTGTCACTGGCAGCAGAAGGGTATCTAAGTGCTTCATTTATGTTCCAT TTGATACCAAAACGTAGACTATTAAATTCAAGGGCACTCACTACTCGTATGTCGTATGTGGAAGCTAAAAACATCTTGAG GTCTAGCTTGTGA
- the LOC112750388 gene encoding uncharacterized protein isoform X3 produces MTRREHREHQELKEIEILSPSFFPQLVTLVSHCHRRPKLLDAVASSSFLFCKTQKAQHIVFIFVGFSVRRRHLLSIVILMLDGFLKIPIAIHPQLHQLVCTEDRFFHRKQNGVKSYCSLVLRQYLILLKQLEEEFQSVFHRMWIIVQNPPPLPNESNAKPHIDLLLKTSEDDLKIWPHSFEFRLRVSLAAEG; encoded by the exons ATGACGAGGAGGGAACACcgtgaacatcaagaacttaagGAAATTGAAATCctctccccttctttctttccccAATTAGTAACCCTAGTCTCTCATTGCCACCGCCGTCCCAAGCTCCTCGACGCGGTCGCTTCTTCCTCTTTTCTGTTTTGCAAAACCCAGAAAGCACAGCACATCGTTTTCATCTTCGTTGGCTTCTCTGTTCGTCGAAG GCATCTCTTGAGTATTGTGATTCTAATGCTGGATGGGTTTTTAAAAATTCCAATAGCGATTCATCCTCAACTACATCA GCTAGTTTGCACGGAGGACAGGTTCTTTCATAGAAAACAGAACGGGGTGAAGAGTTATTGTTCACTAGTTCtaag GCAATATTTAATCCTCCTAAAGCAGTTAGAGGAGGAATTCCAATCTGTTTTCCAcag GATGTGGATCATTGTTCAAAATCCTCCACCTCTTCCTAATGAATCCAATGCAAAACCTCATATTGACTTGCTACTCAAAACATCCGAAGATGATCTCAAAATATGGCCACATAG CTTTGAGTTTAGGCTAAGGGTGTCACTGGCAGCAGAAGG TTGA
- the LOC112750388 gene encoding uncharacterized protein isoform X4 — MLDGFLKIPIAIHPQLHQLVCTEDRFFHRKQNGVKSYCSLVLRQYLILLKQLEEEFQSVFHRMWIIVQNPPPLPNESNAKPHIDLLLKTSEDDLKIWPHSFEFRLRVSLAAEGYLSASFMFHLIPKRRLLNSRALTTRMSYVEAKNILRSSL; from the exons ATGCTGGATGGGTTTTTAAAAATTCCAATAGCGATTCATCCTCAACTACATCA GCTAGTTTGCACGGAGGACAGGTTCTTTCATAGAAAACAGAACGGGGTGAAGAGTTATTGTTCACTAGTTCtaag GCAATATTTAATCCTCCTAAAGCAGTTAGAGGAGGAATTCCAATCTGTTTTCCAcag GATGTGGATCATTGTTCAAAATCCTCCACCTCTTCCTAATGAATCCAATGCAAAACCTCATATTGACTTGCTACTCAAAACATCCGAAGATGATCTCAAAATATGGCCACATAG CTTTGAGTTTAGGCTAAGGGTGTCACTGGCAGCAGAAGGGTATCTAAGTGCTTCATTTATGTTCCAT TTGATACCAAAACGTAGACTATTAAATTCAAGGGCACTCACTACTCGTATGTCGTATGTGGAAGCTAAAAACATCTTGAG GTCTAGCTTGTGA